The Candidatus Omnitrophota bacterium genome has a window encoding:
- a CDS encoding hydrogenase maturation nickel metallochaperone HypA — protein MHEYHLVEKIIRDALTQGKGKEVLEIILSVSDSSGLDPDAIKLYFDEIREKDSRLKDVELSVHPVETKLYCPKCNLDFERINKSFLCPKCAGGGQRSAANRQIHIEKVVFKS, from the coding sequence GTGCATGAGTATCATCTTGTTGAGAAGATTATCCGGGACGCTTTAACTCAAGGCAAAGGAAAAGAAGTCTTGGAAATTATTTTGTCGGTTAGTGATTCCAGCGGTTTGGATCCGGATGCCATCAAACTTTATTTTGATGAGATTAGAGAAAAAGATAGCCGGCTTAAAGATGTCGAATTATCCGTTCACCCGGTAGAGACAAAATTATATTGTCCTAAATGTAATTTGGATTTTGAACGCATAAATAAAAGTTTTCTCTGCCCCAAATGTGCCGGGGGAGGCCAGCGTTCTGCGGCAAACCGGCAAATACATATCGAAAAAGTGGTATTTAAATCTTAG
- a CDS encoding F0F1 ATP synthase subunit epsilon, which yields MANIFQIGIYSSDKTIYEGEAVSLVAPSESGYLGILAFHAPVIAKLKPGVITFKDSTGLTKAIETKQTGYLEVLQNKATILLK from the coding sequence ATGGCTAATATTTTTCAGATCGGTATTTATTCCAGCGATAAGACAATATATGAAGGAGAGGCGGTTTCTCTGGTGGCTCCTTCGGAATCAGGTTATCTTGGCATTTTAGCGTTTCATGCCCCGGTGATTGCCAAGCTCAAACCCGGGGTAATTACTTTTAAGGATAGCACCGGCCTAACCAAGGCTATAGAAACAAAACAAACCGGGTATCTTGAGGTCCTGCAGAACAAAGCCACGATTCTTCTTAAGTAA
- the atpD gene encoding F0F1 ATP synthase subunit beta: MAEGQIIQIIGPSVDIRFPEGQGPQLLNAIKVQEEGINLTLEVAQDIGNSTVRCIALGSTDGLVRGMKANDTGSPITVPIGKQTLGRIFNLLGEPIDGKGKLEHPEIRNPIHRDSPNFEEQLPIENILETGLKVLDLLAPIPKGGKVGLFGGAGVGKTVIVMELIRTIAAEHGGVSVFAGIGERTREGNELWLELNESGVVKNSALVFGQMNEPPGARLRIGLSALTMAEYFRDQERKDVLLFIDNVYRYIQAGSEVSTLLGRMPSAVGYQPNLSTEVAQLEERIASTRNGSITSIQAVYVPADDLTDPAPAAVFSHLDAKIVLSRQISELGIYPAVDPLDSTSRIMDPRLLGDDHYNTALAVQKVLQRYKDLRDIISILGVDELSDEDKLTVQRARKVQRFFSQPFFVAENFTGMKGKYVKLEDTIKGVKMIIDGSLDHLHEQAFYMVGTIEEAIEKNKQLLNNK; the protein is encoded by the coding sequence ATGGCAGAGGGGCAGATTATTCAGATTATCGGGCCAAGCGTGGATATTCGTTTTCCGGAGGGCCAGGGGCCGCAGCTTTTGAACGCGATTAAAGTCCAGGAGGAAGGAATTAACCTTACTCTGGAGGTTGCTCAGGATATCGGCAACAGCACCGTGCGTTGCATTGCTTTGGGGTCTACAGACGGTTTAGTGCGCGGTATGAAAGCAAATGATACCGGCAGCCCGATTACCGTGCCCATAGGCAAACAGACTTTAGGCCGGATATTTAATCTTTTGGGTGAACCGATTGACGGTAAGGGTAAATTAGAGCATCCGGAAATAAGAAATCCTATACATAGGGATTCGCCAAATTTTGAGGAACAGCTGCCCATTGAGAATATTTTGGAAACAGGATTAAAAGTGCTTGACCTTTTGGCGCCTATTCCTAAAGGGGGAAAAGTAGGATTATTCGGCGGGGCAGGAGTAGGCAAAACAGTTATTGTTATGGAATTAATCCGGACCATTGCTGCGGAGCACGGGGGTGTTTCGGTTTTTGCCGGAATTGGCGAACGCACCAGGGAAGGAAACGAGTTATGGCTTGAGCTAAATGAATCCGGGGTAGTTAAAAACAGCGCCCTGGTTTTTGGCCAGATGAATGAGCCGCCGGGAGCGCGCCTGCGTATCGGTTTATCCGCTTTGACCATGGCAGAGTATTTTCGCGACCAGGAGAGAAAAGACGTGCTCTTATTTATTGATAATGTCTACCGTTATATCCAGGCAGGCTCGGAAGTTTCTACCTTGCTTGGGCGTATGCCTTCGGCAGTAGGTTATCAGCCGAATCTTTCAACGGAAGTGGCCCAGCTTGAGGAAAGGATTGCCTCCACCCGCAACGGTTCGATTACTTCTATCCAGGCAGTATATGTTCCGGCGGATGATTTGACTGATCCTGCCCCGGCTGCCGTATTTTCACATCTTGACGCTAAAATTGTCCTGTCGCGCCAAATTTCCGAGTTGGGCATATACCCTGCGGTTGATCCGCTGGATTCTACCTCGCGGATTATGGACCCGCGCCTCCTGGGCGACGATCATTATAACACCGCATTAGCCGTGCAGAAGGTCCTGCAGCGTTATAAAGACCTGCGCGATATTATTTCAATCCTGGGAGTCGATGAATTATCGGATGAGGATAAATTAACCGTGCAGCGGGCGCGTAAAGTGCAAAGATTTTTTTCCCAGCCGTTTTTTGTGGCGGAGAACTTTACCGGGATGAAGGGAAAATATGTGAAGCTTGAGGATACGATTAAAGGGGTTAAGATGATTATCGACGGCTCGCTTGACCATTTGCATGAGCAGGCATTTTATATGGTGGGCACAATCGAAGAAGCGATAGAGAAAAATAAACAGCTGCTTAATAATAAATAG
- the atpG gene encoding ATP synthase F1 subunit gamma — translation MPQPIKQIKNRIRSVENTKKVTGAMQMISVAKLNRIEDLLFALRPYALRLENLMHNLAGLSSGDPAGYFKKSFGSGDIALCVVASDNGLCGAYNQNIIRAVEGFLDKNGTDKVKLILIGQKGLSYFRARPVKIINSYVGLNAKFTQSTCDKIATELMQLFLSGQVGSVYLAYTYFENSIVQKANIERLLPIESKEGKPAEYIVEPDLESILEDLVPQYLLVKMRLVFLEAFTSEHAARTISMKTATDNAKELLEGLLLLRNKVRQAGITQDILEITSSSEALKG, via the coding sequence ATGCCGCAGCCCATAAAGCAGATAAAAAATCGTATTCGCAGTGTTGAGAATACTAAAAAAGTAACCGGGGCCATGCAGATGATTTCGGTTGCCAAGCTTAACCGTATCGAGGACCTGTTATTCGCTTTAAGGCCTTATGCCTTGAGGCTGGAAAATCTTATGCATAACCTGGCTGGTTTATCATCGGGGGATCCGGCGGGCTATTTTAAAAAATCTTTTGGCTCAGGCGATATCGCCCTCTGCGTGGTTGCTTCCGACAACGGCTTATGCGGAGCATATAATCAAAATATCATTCGCGCTGTGGAAGGATTCTTGGATAAAAATGGTACAGATAAGGTGAAACTAATTTTGATTGGCCAGAAGGGCTTAAGCTATTTTAGGGCCAGGCCGGTAAAAATTATAAATTCATATGTAGGCTTAAACGCGAAATTTACACAAAGTACTTGTGATAAGATTGCTACGGAACTTATGCAATTGTTCTTAAGCGGCCAGGTTGGTTCGGTTTATTTGGCTTATACCTATTTTGAAAATTCCATCGTGCAGAAGGCAAATATCGAGCGCCTCCTGCCTATTGAATCAAAAGAAGGAAAACCGGCTGAATATATCGTCGAGCCGGATTTAGAAAGTATACTGGAGGATTTAGTCCCGCAATACCTTTTGGTTAAAATGCGCCTTGTTTTTTTAGAGGCTTTTACTTCCGAGCACGCCGCCCGGACTATATCCATGAAAACCGCAACTGATAACGCCAAAGAACTCTTAGAGGGGTTGCTGCTTTTGAGGAATAAGGTCAGGCAGGCGGGAATTACCCAGGATATTTTAGAGATCACTTCATCATCTGAAGCGTTGAAAGGATAA
- the atpB gene encoding F0F1 ATP synthase subunit A — translation MSQNIAAPELPDIFAVLAEKFPANPLFKFIHLWEHVSYSLVIVLVLGILAYFASRKNNLIPGRLQNCAEVVVGGLNDFICGILGPKGRKYTPFIGTLFVYILFMNLSGLIPFVKASTASWSTTLALSLCVFFYVQYTAVKEMGFLGYVDHLAGKPRGVLAFTVILPLFMFFLHIITELIRPLSLSLRLRGNIWGDEVLIGLLSGFGIKGFPILFFNMSMAVLTAIVQAVVFTLLTTIYFALVLIHEEETV, via the coding sequence ATGAGCCAGAATATCGCCGCCCCAGAGCTGCCGGATATTTTTGCCGTATTAGCCGAGAAGTTTCCGGCAAATCCGTTATTTAAATTTATTCATCTCTGGGAGCATGTCAGTTATTCCCTGGTTATTGTTTTGGTGTTGGGTATCCTGGCTTATTTTGCTTCCAGAAAGAATAATTTGATTCCCGGACGCCTTCAAAACTGCGCTGAGGTGGTTGTGGGAGGGCTGAATGATTTTATTTGCGGGATCCTGGGGCCTAAGGGCAGAAAATATACTCCTTTTATCGGCACACTCTTTGTTTATATACTTTTTATGAATCTTTCCGGGCTTATTCCGTTTGTAAAAGCCTCCACCGCCAGCTGGTCCACGACGCTGGCCTTGTCACTGTGCGTATTTTTTTATGTGCAATATACCGCGGTAAAAGAGATGGGCTTTCTAGGGTATGTGGACCACTTGGCCGGCAAGCCGCGGGGCGTATTGGCCTTTACGGTTATTTTGCCGTTATTTATGTTTTTTTTGCACATTATTACCGAGCTTATTCGCCCGTTAAGCTTATCTCTGCGTCTGCGGGGAAATATTTGGGGGGATGAGGTTTTAATCGGTTTGCTTTCCGGTTTTGGCATTAAAGGATTTCCGATTTTATTTTTTAATATGTCGATGGCGGTATTAACCGCAATTGTTCAGGCAGTAGTTTTTACTTTGTTAACGACAATATATTTTGCACTGGTATTAATTCACGAAGAAGAAACTGTATAA
- the atpF gene encoding F0F1 ATP synthase subunit B has translation MELLKMLSANEIFAQILSFFLLLFLLKHFAWKKILGLLDQRREKISSELGEIENSKLEIAKLKSDYEAKISLIADQAQAKIKEAIEEGKEINSQMRKKAYEEAQDIITDARNQVKYEVSKVQEQLKDKIVDIALGAAKSVIQERLTEDGDRKIVENFIKEIEKVE, from the coding sequence GTGGAATTATTGAAGATGCTCAGCGCAAATGAGATTTTTGCCCAAATTTTAAGTTTTTTTCTGCTGTTATTTCTGCTCAAGCATTTTGCCTGGAAGAAAATCCTTGGTCTCCTGGACCAGCGCAGGGAAAAAATTAGCTCTGAGCTTGGTGAGATAGAGAATTCTAAGCTTGAGATTGCCAAGCTTAAGTCTGATTATGAGGCTAAGATTTCTTTAATTGCCGATCAAGCGCAGGCAAAGATTAAGGAGGCCATTGAAGAAGGTAAGGAGATAAATTCCCAAATGCGCAAGAAGGCTTATGAGGAGGCGCAGGACATTATTACCGATGCGCGCAATCAGGTAAAATACGAGGTCTCTAAGGTTCAGGAACAGCTCAAGGATAAGATTGTGGATATTGCCCTGGGCGCTGCTAAAAGCGTAATCCAGGAGAGGCTCACTGAAGACGGTGACCGCAAAATAGTGGAAAATTTTATTAAAGAAATTGAGAAAGTGGAATGA
- the atpH gene encoding ATP synthase F1 subunit delta: MIKDKAVVSRYAEAFLSFAKANCGTDKALEDLVIVKNIIRDNPGFGQLLDNPEISYLEKCLIIDGVIKDGVADEMRNLLKLLLEKKRFNIFLDVAEYLRAKYSHQGQVDVLLKTAFPLDLDLIRRIEAALKKKFKQDLRFYINLDGSLLGGVQIIIGNTIIDGSVKKRLEGLRERLTTVRMD, encoded by the coding sequence ATGATCAAAGATAAAGCAGTGGTCAGCAGGTATGCCGAAGCTTTCTTAAGTTTTGCTAAGGCCAATTGCGGAACAGATAAAGCCCTGGAGGATCTGGTAATTGTAAAGAATATTATCCGCGATAATCCGGGGTTTGGCCAGTTGCTGGATAATCCGGAGATCTCTTACCTTGAGAAGTGCCTGATTATCGATGGAGTAATCAAGGACGGTGTTGCTGATGAGATGCGTAATTTATTAAAGCTCCTTCTTGAAAAAAAACGTTTCAATATCTTCTTGGATGTTGCCGAGTACTTACGTGCAAAATACAGCCATCAAGGGCAGGTTGATGTGCTGCTTAAGACTGCTTTCCCGTTGGATCTGGATCTGATTAGAAGAATAGAGGCGGCTTTAAAGAAAAAATTTAAACAGGACCTAAGATTTTATATAAATTTAGACGGCAGTTTGTTAGGAGGAGTCCAGATAATTATCGGTAATACTATTATTGACGGTTCGGTAAAAAAACGCCTCGAGGGCCTAAGAGAGAGGCTTACTACAGTAAGGATGGATTGA
- a CDS encoding AtpZ/AtpI family protein, with protein sequence MRKENFYKGVKTVGFVTFIPFMLAVGPLSGYFVGDFIQKKFNLSPHVVLLSVAIGFIAGVMEMIRILKMVARMNKK encoded by the coding sequence ATGCGTAAAGAAAATTTTTATAAAGGGGTAAAAACTGTGGGCTTTGTCACTTTTATCCCATTTATGCTGGCAGTCGGCCCGCTTTCAGGTTACTTTGTGGGGGATTTTATACAAAAGAAATTTAACCTGTCTCCCCATGTAGTTTTATTGAGTGTTGCCATTGGTTTTATAGCCGGAGTAATGGAGATGATCAGGATTTTAAAAATGGTAGCCAGGATGAATAAGAAATGA
- a CDS encoding GNAT family N-acetyltransferase: MLEEKHKKFQEISAGNGELVITEAAIEDAQEILDLQKLAYQSEAEIYNDFSLSPLTQTLEELRGDFKNKVFLKSVMHDRIVGSVRAYLEEGTCHIRRLIVHPTYQNYGLGRKLMRRIEAKFGQAKRFETFTGHKSRRNIYFHQRLGYKIFKREQVSQLRDRVFMEKLVKKE, translated from the coding sequence ATCCTGGAAGAAAAACATAAAAAGTTCCAGGAAATCAGCGCAGGTAATGGGGAACTGGTTATTACCGAAGCTGCTATTGAAGACGCGCAGGAAATACTGGATTTACAAAAATTAGCTTATCAAAGCGAAGCTGAGATCTATAATGATTTTAGCCTTTCTCCGCTAACCCAGACCCTTGAGGAGTTAAGGGGGGATTTTAAAAATAAGGTTTTTTTAAAAAGTGTGATGCATGACAGGATTGTCGGTTCGGTGCGCGCTTATCTGGAAGAAGGTACTTGCCATATCAGAAGGTTGATCGTGCATCCAACTTATCAGAATTACGGCCTGGGCAGAAAACTGATGCGCAGGATTGAGGCCAAATTTGGGCAGGCCAAAAGGTTTGAGACATTTACCGGGCATAAGAGCAGGCGTAATATTTATTTTCACCAGAGATTAGGGTATAAAATATTCAAGCGGGAGCAGGTTTCGCAATTACGTGACAGGGTATTCATGGAAAAATTGGTTAAGAAAGAATAA
- a CDS encoding NADH-quinone oxidoreductase subunit C, whose amino-acid sequence MIEEQKLINIEIKDLLSQAVDFCKSGHRLVQIGATKLPECLEINYSFDKGYHFTNVKIKLVDLNIEVPSISSIYWCAFLYENEIHDLFGVKFKDIALDYKGNFYRTSIKRGFNPQNEQP is encoded by the coding sequence ATGATCGAAGAGCAGAAATTAATTAATATCGAGATTAAGGATTTGTTAAGCCAGGCCGTAGATTTTTGTAAATCCGGCCACCGCTTGGTGCAGATCGGGGCTACCAAGCTACCGGAGTGCCTGGAGATAAACTACTCTTTTGATAAGGGGTATCATTTTACCAATGTTAAGATCAAACTTGTGGATTTAAATATTGAGGTTCCCAGTATAAGCAGTATTTACTGGTGCGCTTTTTTATATGAAAACGAAATTCATGATTTATTCGGCGTAAAATTTAAGGACATCGCCTTAGACTATAAAGGTAATTTTTACCGTACTTCTATAAAGAGAGGGTTCAATCCGCAAAATGAACAGCCCTAA
- the atpA gene encoding F0F1 ATP synthase subunit alpha, producing the protein MVLKPEEVTSIIKKELEKYKTRLRTESIGTVIQVGDTIARIYGLDDVMMGELVQFSDNIMGMVLNLEEDSVGVVIFGTDNPDKNIREGDIVKRTGKIVQVPVGEALVGRVVNALGRPIDGKGQVNTQSARPLESSAPNVVQRQPVKEPLQTGIKAIDTMTPIGRGQRELIIGDRQTGKTAIAIDTIINQKGKDVYCIYCAIGQKLSSVVAVSEVLKKHGAMDYTTIVSASSRASASLQYLAPYAATAMAEEFMYAGKHVLVIYDDLSKHAQAYRQLSLLLRRPPGREAYPGDIFYLHSRLLERAAKLNDQLGAGSITAIPIIETQAGDISSYIPTNVISITDGQIYLESDLFYAGVRPAVNVGLSVSRVGGKAQSKAMRQVASKLRLDLAQYRELVTFTQFGTDLDKTTRAQLTRGERMVEVLKQVQYEPLATAKQIIIIYAGTNGYLDDLPLVAVKRFESQLYKFIEQKYPEIQAEITSKNELDLNLKNKLDNLIADFKKEFLIKP; encoded by the coding sequence ATGGTTTTAAAACCGGAAGAGGTTACTTCAATAATTAAGAAGGAGTTAGAAAAATATAAGACGCGCCTGCGTACCGAGTCTATCGGCACAGTTATCCAGGTGGGGGATACCATCGCGCGTATTTACGGTTTGGATGATGTAATGATGGGAGAATTGGTCCAGTTTTCCGATAATATCATGGGGATGGTTTTAAACTTGGAGGAGGATAGCGTCGGGGTAGTAATTTTTGGCACGGACAACCCGGATAAAAATATCCGCGAAGGGGATATTGTCAAACGTACAGGTAAGATTGTGCAGGTTCCTGTAGGTGAAGCTTTGGTTGGCAGGGTAGTCAATGCCTTAGGCCGGCCAATCGACGGTAAAGGCCAGGTCAATACGCAATCGGCGCGGCCGCTGGAATCCTCTGCCCCTAATGTGGTCCAGAGGCAGCCGGTAAAAGAACCATTGCAGACCGGGATAAAGGCTATTGATACGATGACCCCTATCGGCCGTGGCCAGCGCGAGTTGATTATCGGAGACCGCCAAACCGGAAAAACCGCCATTGCCATCGATACGATTATTAATCAAAAAGGCAAGGATGTTTATTGTATTTATTGCGCGATCGGCCAAAAGTTATCCAGTGTGGTGGCGGTAAGTGAAGTACTTAAAAAACACGGGGCAATGGATTACACTACGATTGTCAGCGCTTCCAGCCGGGCTTCGGCAAGCCTGCAGTATCTTGCTCCTTACGCGGCCACCGCTATGGCCGAAGAATTTATGTATGCCGGAAAGCACGTCCTGGTAATTTACGATGACTTATCCAAACACGCCCAGGCTTACCGGCAGTTATCTTTACTTTTAAGGAGGCCTCCGGGAAGAGAAGCTTATCCGGGCGATATCTTCTATTTACATTCGCGGCTGCTTGAGCGAGCCGCAAAATTAAACGATCAACTGGGGGCAGGCTCAATAACGGCGATTCCAATTATTGAAACTCAGGCCGGAGATATTTCAAGTTATATCCCCACCAACGTAATTTCGATTACTGACGGACAGATCTATCTGGAAAGCGATCTATTTTATGCCGGTGTGCGGCCCGCGGTAAATGTGGGATTATCGGTTTCCCGCGTGGGAGGCAAGGCACAGAGCAAGGCGATGCGCCAGGTGGCTTCAAAACTCCGGTTGGATCTTGCGCAGTACCGGGAACTGGTAACCTTTACGCAATTCGGCACGGATCTGGATAAAACTACGCGCGCTCAGCTAACCCGCGGCGAAAGGATGGTGGAGGTATTAAAGCAAGTGCAGTATGAGCCTTTGGCAACAGCAAAACAGATAATTATTATTTACGCCGGCACCAACGGGTATTTGGATGACCTGCCTCTTGTCGCGGTTAAGAGGTTTGAGAGCCAGCTTTATAAATTTATCGAGCAGAAATATCCGGAAATTCAAGCGGAGATTACTTCAAAGAATGAATTGGATTTAAACCTGAAAAACAAGTTGGATAATTTAATTGCTGATTTTAAAAAAGAATTTTTGATTAAACCTTAA
- a CDS encoding biopolymer transporter ExbD, whose amino-acid sequence MRPPARKQKLIAEINITPFTDVILVLLIIFMITTPLILQSNIRVSLPSSATGSPMQENRQISITVTNEGLIYLDNKLTSRKSLKAEVSRIHRDNPGLEVILFSDKMVRFKDIVNLLDIFNELGIQNLNIATRTE is encoded by the coding sequence ATGAGGCCTCCTGCCAGAAAACAAAAACTGATCGCCGAAATAAATATTACTCCGTTTACGGATGTGATCTTGGTGCTTTTGATCATATTCATGATTACTACTCCACTCATCCTGCAATCGAATATCCGGGTTAGTTTGCCCAGTTCGGCGACGGGAAGCCCGATGCAGGAGAACCGGCAGATCAGTATTACGGTGACCAATGAAGGGTTGATCTATCTGGATAATAAACTTACCTCCCGCAAAAGCCTTAAGGCAGAAGTTTCCAGGATCCATCGGGATAATCCCGGCTTAGAGGTAATTTTGTTTTCGGATAAAATGGTCAGGTTCAAGGATATAGTCAATCTGTTGGATATCTTTAATGAACTGGGTATACAGAACTTAAATATCGCCACTAGAACTGAATAA
- a CDS encoding 4Fe-4S dicluster domain-containing protein, giving the protein MKIFVMAKKVLKSLCAKPATFRYPFVPKTYYKNTRGSITIDINKCIYCGMCQRKCPAQAITVTKADKQWKIDRLRCVSCGYCPEICPVKCLSMKNTYSASTQIREEEVFRRA; this is encoded by the coding sequence ATGAAGATATTCGTGATGGCCAAAAAGGTTTTAAAGAGTTTGTGCGCCAAGCCGGCAACCTTTCGCTATCCTTTTGTGCCTAAAACTTACTATAAGAATACGCGCGGCAGCATTACCATAGATATAAATAAGTGTATCTATTGCGGTATGTGCCAGAGGAAATGCCCTGCCCAGGCAATTACCGTAACCAAGGCGGATAAGCAATGGAAGATTGATCGCTTGCGTTGCGTTTCCTGCGGCTATTGCCCGGAGATCTGTCCGGTAAAATGTTTATCGATGAAGAACACCTATTCTGCCTCTACTCAAATCCGGGAGGAGGAGGTTTTTAGGCGTGCATGA
- a CDS encoding MotA/TolQ/ExbB proton channel family protein encodes MNIWGLIKVGGFTMIILLAASVLSVAIILERIIFYRLKSRLKRKDFMLKIRQEIKKGSLNSAVKICKDSPAPFAQVVYAGLSFFDCSEKEASNNMERQVIIETTILERFTAIIGTIGSVAVYIGLFGTVLGIIRAFHDISASGSGGISVVISGISEALACTAAGLCVAVPAVVAYNYFMKKIDDFIKDMELAASETMDLVSAIKK; translated from the coding sequence ATGAATATCTGGGGATTAATCAAAGTCGGCGGTTTTACCATGATCATACTTTTGGCTGCATCGGTTTTGTCGGTTGCCATTATCCTGGAAAGAATTATTTTTTATCGCCTGAAATCCAGGTTAAAACGCAAAGATTTCATGCTCAAGATCCGCCAAGAGATTAAAAAAGGAAGCCTGAATTCGGCGGTTAAAATATGTAAAGACAGCCCGGCTCCTTTTGCCCAGGTAGTTTATGCGGGCTTAAGTTTTTTTGACTGCAGCGAGAAAGAGGCCTCCAATAATATGGAGCGCCAGGTCATTATTGAGACCACGATACTTGAACGTTTTACCGCTATAATCGGCACTATCGGCAGCGTCGCTGTCTATATCGGGTTATTCGGGACAGTTTTAGGCATTATCCGGGCTTTTCACGATATCTCCGCCAGCGGCTCAGGAGGAATAAGCGTGGTCATCAGCGGGATATCCGAAGCCCTGGCTTGTACTGCCGCCGGCCTCTGCGTGGCTGTGCCCGCAGTGGTTGCCTACAATTATTTTATGAAAAAAATCGATGATTTTATCAAAGATATGGAATTAGCCGCTTCTGAAACCATGGATTTGGTGAGCGCGATAAAAAAATGA
- a CDS encoding nickel-dependent hydrogenase large subunit: MNSPKRTIIPFGPQHPVLPEPIHLDLVVEDEKVIEAIPSLGFIHRGLERLVEKRDFIDFVYVAERICGICSFIHGLTYCIAIEEIMQIEVPKRANYLRVIWSELSRIHSHLLWLGLMADGFGFEALFMHTWRLREKILDIIEETTGGRVIFGSAKIGGVRKDISPEKLAEITAKLENYAKEIREITNVFINDSSVKHRLVGVGVLSKEDAYILGAVGPTLRASGVSLDTRKLGYAVYKEIDFEPITETAGDSYSRCRVRIREIFQSIDMIKQAVGKIQPGDIEVKVTGTPNGEFFARTEQPRGEVIYYAKADGSRLLQRLRVRTPTFANVPAMVKLLPGCQLADVPILVLTIDPCISCTER; this comes from the coding sequence ATGAACAGCCCTAAGAGGACAATTATACCTTTTGGCCCGCAGCACCCGGTGTTGCCTGAACCGATCCACTTGGATCTGGTGGTTGAGGATGAAAAGGTAATCGAGGCGATTCCTTCGCTGGGATTTATCCATCGCGGGCTTGAGAGGTTAGTAGAGAAGAGGGATTTCATCGATTTTGTTTATGTTGCCGAAAGGATTTGCGGCATCTGCAGTTTTATCCACGGCCTGACATATTGCATTGCGATTGAAGAGATCATGCAGATAGAGGTGCCTAAGCGGGCCAATTACTTGCGCGTAATTTGGTCGGAGTTATCGCGGATCCACAGCCATCTTTTATGGCTGGGATTAATGGCCGATGGTTTTGGTTTTGAAGCCCTGTTTATGCACACCTGGAGATTGAGAGAAAAGATCCTGGATATTATCGAAGAGACTACCGGAGGCAGAGTGATCTTTGGTTCAGCCAAAATCGGCGGAGTAAGAAAAGATATCTCTCCGGAAAAATTAGCAGAGATAACGGCAAAATTAGAAAATTACGCCAAAGAAATCAGAGAGATTACCAATGTTTTTATAAATGACAGTTCAGTTAAACACCGTTTAGTGGGGGTCGGCGTATTAAGCAAGGAAGATGCCTATATTTTAGGGGCAGTCGGTCCGACACTGAGGGCCAGCGGGGTCAGTTTAGATACGCGTAAATTAGGTTATGCTGTTTATAAAGAAATTGATTTTGAGCCGATCACCGAGACAGCCGGGGATAGTTATAGCCGCTGCCGGGTAAGGATACGGGAAATTTTTCAATCTATCGACATGATTAAGCAGGCAGTTGGAAAAATCCAACCTGGGGATATTGAAGTTAAAGTGACCGGCACGCCAAACGGTGAATTTTTTGCCCGCACTGAACAGCCGCGGGGCGAGGTAATTTATTACGCCAAGGCGGACGGTTCGCGGTTGCTCCAGCGCCTAAGGGTGCGCACTCCCACATTTGCCAATGTGCCGGCGATGGTTAAATTATTGCCGGGATGCCAGCTGGCGGATGTGCCGATTTTAGTTTTGACCATTGATCCCTGTATAAGTTGTACGGAGCGATAA
- a CDS encoding ATP synthase F0 subunit C, with product MDFKAALDLGVPLSLGLAALGSALGLGIAVAAALGAIGRQPEATNKIMMNMIIGCAFIEAITIYVLVFAFMYAGK from the coding sequence ATGGATTTTAAAGCAGCTTTAGATTTAGGCGTTCCTTTGTCGCTGGGCTTAGCAGCATTAGGTTCAGCGCTCGGTTTAGGTATAGCGGTAGCTGCGGCATTGGGGGCGATCGGTAGGCAGCCGGAGGCAACCAATAAGATCATGATGAATATGATTATCGGTTGCGCTTTTATCGAAGCAATTACCATTTATGTCTTGGTTTTTGCTTTTATGTACGCCGGAAAATAA